The nucleotide window TCCATGGCGCGGGTGAGCTTGGTGCGACGCTCGGCCATGGTGACTTCGAAGTCCTGCTGGGTGGCCTTGCGCTTGGCGTCGGCTTCCTTGCCGATACGGTCGGCCTCGGCCTGGGCGGCCTCGATGATCTTGGTGGACTCGGTACGCGCGTTCGCGAGGGTCTGCTCGAACTCGATCTCGAGCGCCTCGCGCTTCTCCTTCGTCTCCCCGAGCAGGGACTCGTACTTGCCGCGCATCTCGGTCGCCTGCTGCTCGGCGATCGACACCATCTCGGCGGCCTCGGCCTGCGCCAGGGCGCGGACCTCGGAGGCCTCGTCGGAGGCCAGGCGCAGCATGCGCGAGATACGGTCGGACATGCCTTCCGCCGTGGTCGGCGGAACGGAGAGCCGATCGACCTCCTTCCGGAGTTCGTCGATCTCGTCCCGAGCGTCTTCCAGCTGGCTCGCGAGATTCCGGGCCTGCGCCGCGGCGGCATCCCGGTCGGTAGCGGTGACCCTTAGTTCAGCGTCGAAGCGGTCGAAGTAGTTGCGTACCTCGTCTTGCGCATAACCCTTGCGCACAACGGTGAAGGGCAGTGCAACGAAGCGATTGCGATCGGACTCAGGTGACGACATGGCACACAAACTACAGCCTCTTCGAAGGTCATGGTGACTCGACCGCGAATGTGATTCCGAAGAAGTTTCCGGCCTCGATCTTGGTACTAGTGAGTAAGATTCGGGTTCGGCTCGACCAACTCGATCAGCACACCGCCAGCATCCTTGGGGTGGATGAAATTGATGCGGGAATCGGCCGTTCCGCGCCGGGGGGCGTCGTACAGCAAACGCAGACCTCGATCCCGTAAATAGGTAGAGACGGCTTCGATGTCGGTGACGCGGTAGGCCAGTTGTTGCAGGCCGGGTCCGCTGCGATCAATGAACTTGGCGATGGTCGACTCCGCGTTGAGCGGAGCCAGCAACTGGATGGCAGTCGCGGTGTCCGCGGCGCCGGGCAGCGAAAGCATGGCCTCGTGCACGCCCTGCGACTCGTTGACCTCGCGATGTGTCTCGATCATGCCGAGGTTCTCGGCGTACCAGGTGATGGCGGCGTCCAGGTCCGGTACCGCGATACCGACGTGATCGACGGCGATGACGTAGTCCCCCGGGATGAAACCGTGTTCATTTGAAGCTGTGCTCACTACTTGAAGGTAGCTTGCCCTGGTTGCCTGTGGGGCAGCCGTACCAGTTACCGTGGAGTAGTTCCCCAGGAAAGCACAGAACAGCGAGGTCTAGTCGTGACCACAACCGTCATCGTCTCCGGTGCTCGTACCCCCATCGGCCGGCTGCTCGGCGGCCTCAAAGGCTTCACCGGGTCCGACCTCGGCGGCATCGCCATCAAGGCGGCGCTGGAGAAGGGTGGCGTGGCGCCCGAGCAGGTCGACTACGTGATCATGGGCCAGGTGCTGACCGCGGGCGCGGGCCAGATCCCGGCGCGGCAGGCCGCCGTGGCCGCGGGCATCCCGATGGATGTGCCGGCGCTCACGCTGAACAAGGTGTGCCTTTCCGGCATCAACGCGATCGCCATGGCGGATCAGCTGATTCGCGCGGGCGAGTACGAGATCGTGGTCGCGGGCGGCCAGGAGTCCATGACCCAGGCCCCGCATCTGCTGGAGAAGTCCCGCGAGGGCTTCAAGTACGGCGATGTCACCATGCTCGACCACATGGCCTTCGACGGACTGCACGACATCTTCACCGACCAGGCCATGGGCGCGCTCACCGAGACCCGCAACGACACCGACACGGTG belongs to Nocardia sp. XZ_19_385 and includes:
- the mce gene encoding methylmalonyl-CoA epimerase, whose translation is MSTASNEHGFIPGDYVIAVDHVGIAVPDLDAAITWYAENLGMIETHREVNESQGVHEAMLSLPGAADTATAIQLLAPLNAESTIAKFIDRSGPGLQQLAYRVTDIEAVSTYLRDRGLRLLYDAPRRGTADSRINFIHPKDAGGVLIELVEPNPNLTH